The following coding sequences lie in one Danio rerio strain Tuebingen ecotype United States chromosome 25, GRCz12tu, whole genome shotgun sequence genomic window:
- the LOC141380914 gene encoding uncharacterized protein: MEQSGEGFWAPHTRPKRQIRQPSYLRDYEVGAVRTKVREPIHNSPAHHTYREEHWSPQPHVRWSGAPNEHDDYSFHQDESLGAMSLRGPCTPMPYTEEVIEQIVSHRESMPRQRADESLQHSYTSLPDTRRVGHPEKSSDRGRTVDQQELITEHWPLPPPPLSDNFALLREEECDDRLPPPPWPSSQYPPASIVGEELRVVTVIDRMMGELQLMRDNATSSITAHSRLHSTPHDSGRPMPSRRHEQYGAQSWLQQPESFPPIINSQRRTTHVEEPVSHYQPRPHQHRPNSYQGRQFTPVLTTLSGGDYKGPTPKIPLFVNKDPMEFSRLKLALTNLLPADATELFKYQVLVDHLRLEEACLIADSNINSPMPYSDTMAALNKKFGQPNHVALKRIAAVMDSPEVRRGDTVGFERLSLHVQSLVGMLQTLGPDGEVELRCGSHVARLLTKLPIEMRANFRRQMFNRHGHTHTLLDLAEWLRYESWCQGYDNPTEVRFQRTPSYRVEKRHSKPAATVLHGSESYMPNQALRPESQSSCVEKGKVKVKPYCPYCDCTEHFLNKCPKIQNLTSEEVREWIRAKKRCWRCGRSHQAAQCDLKRLCSVCQGKHLKVLHDVNTLPKDEHPKAESCLVSTSTEVLYLDRPTTTSRVLLKVIRVLLQNKDNILDTYAILDDGSERTMLLTEAAEKLGLQKKPEDIALRTIRQEVQTLKGSSVSFSISSPINPRKTFRIVKAFTSPRLDLADHSYPIMSLKRKYKHLANIPLHPFSRVKPLVLIGADYPHLLTPIEPVRLGPSGGPAAIHTRLGWTLQGPTPFAHWVSDTSLCLLTSVSPETTELMRNVEKLWRMDTLPCQSDKQAMRSRQDKEAVELLEAETRRVNVAGVLRYATPLLRKRDIPPLKSRKEAVLPSLRSTERRLSRDPQRADEYGAAIRKLVETGAVKRIDPSEASSTEESWYIPHHLVSHNGKNRLVFNCSYQHQGRNLNDTLLPGPTLGASLLGVLLRFRQHAVAVSGDIKSMFQQVQLLPRDRPLLRFIWRDMRRMEPPDIYEWQVLPFGTACSPCCATFALQLHARTHSKEGDGVRHSVEQCFYVDNCLQSVDTADEARKLVDQIREVLASGGFEIRQWACNLPDVIKHLPAEARSDSMERWLSYDEPDLLEPALGLSWHWGTDTLRYRSRPLEYGALTLRNIYKVLARQYDPLGFILPYTTRAKLIVQRMWDKPRDWDDPHIPQDLQEAWKEWESELHLLPHISFPRPYASTPHSQMIVSRQIHVFSDASEKAYGAVSYLRTEDGQGQVSLAFLAARSRVAPRRQHSIPRLELCGALTAAQLAKTIARELTVVIDQTILWSDSTTVLTWLKSESCRYKVFVGTRVAEIQELTGGSSWRHIDSLQNPADDVTRGKTLAELAGQNQWSQGPPFLLKGPEEWQSSPGKQPDLDTTEFRKLTSCGMIARAERQETSQEQSFAS; encoded by the coding sequence ATGGAACAGAGTGGTGAAGGATTCTGGGCCCCACATACTCGGCCCAAAAGGCAAATAAGACAGCCATCATACTTGAGAGACTATGAAGTCGGTGCAGTGCGAACAAAGGTGCGTGAGCCCATACATAACAGCCCAGCACATCACACATATAGAGAGGAACATTGGAGCCCACAGCCTCATGTTAGGTGGAGTGGTGCACCAAATGAGCATGACGATTACTCCTTTCACCAGGATGAGAGCCTTGGAGCTATGAGCTTAAGAGGGCCATGCACCCCAATGCCCTATACTGAAGAGGTTATTGAACAGATTGTGTCACATAGAGAGAGCATGCCAAGACAAAGGGCTGATGAGAGTTTACAGCATAGTTATACATCCCTTCCTGATACTAGAAGGGTAGGACACCCAGAGAAATCCTCAGACAGGGGGCGCACAGTAGATCAACAGGAACTTATTACAGAACACTGGCCATTGCCGCCACCTCCATTATCTGATAATTTCGCTCTACTAAGGGAAGAGGAATGTGATGATAGACTGCCACCACCACCATGGCCTTCCTCACAATATCCACCAGCATCCATAGTAGGGGAGGAGTTAAGAGTAGTCACTGTTATAGATAGGATGATGGGTGAGTTGCAGCTCATGCGGGACAATGCAACCTCTAGCATTACAGCACATTCACGTTTGCACTCCACACCTCATGACTCAGGTCGCCCTATGCCTAGCCGACGTCATGAACAATACGGAGCACAGTCCTGGTTACAGCAGCCAGAATCTTTTCCACCCATCATTAATTCACAACGTCGAACTACTCATGTTGAGGAACCTGTTTCTCACTACCAACCCAGGCCCCACCAACACCGTCCAAACTCTTACCAAGGTAGACAATTCACGCCAGTATTAACCACTTTAAGTGGAGGGGATTACAAAGGGCCAACACCTAAAATACCTCTCTTTGTTAATAAAGACCCGATGGAGTTCTCTAGGCTGAAATTAGCCTTAACAAACTTGTTGCCCGCTGATGCTACTGAGCTCTTTAAATATCAGGTTCTTGTGGATCATTTAAGACTTGAGGAAGCTTGTCTTATTGCCGACTCGAATATAAACTCCCCCATGCCTTATTCAGACACTATGGCGGCCTTAAATAAAAAGTTTGGTCAACCGAATCATGTAGCTTTAAAACGGATTGCAGCAGTAATGGATTCACCTGAGGTCCGAAGGGGAGACACAGTTGGCTTTGAGCGATTATCCCTGCATGTACAGTCACTTGTAGGCATGCTGCAGACCCTGGGCCCCGATGGGGAAGTGGAGCTGAGATGTGGCTCACATGTTGCCAGGCTCCTCACTAAGCTTCCCATAGAGATGAGAGCAAACTTTCGACGTCAGATGTTTAATCGCCAtgggcatacacacacactactggaTCTGGCAGAATGGCTGAGATATGAGTCGTGGTGCCAGGGCTATGACAACCCCACAGAGGTTCGCTTCCAAAGGACACCTAGCTACCGGGTTGAAAAACGCCACAGTAAGCCAGCAGCCACTGTGCTACATGGATCAGAGAGCTATATGCCAAATCAAGCACTCAGACCCGAAAGTCAGAGCTCATGTGTAGAGAAGGGAAAAGTCAAGGTGAAACCCTACTGCCCATATTGTGACTGTACGGAGCACTTTTTAAATAAGTGTCCCAAGATTCAGAATCTCACTAGTGAGGAAGTGAGAGAGTGGATAAGAGCTAAGAAAAGATGTTGGAGATGTGGGAGATCACATCAGGCTGCTCAGTGTGACCTTAAGAGGCTCTGCAGTGTATGTCAAGGCAAGCATCTGAAAGTTCTGCATGATGTCAACACACTTCCCAAAGATGAGCATCCAAAGGCAGAGAGCTGTCTTGTTAGCACTAGTACAGAGGTGCTTTATCTTGACAGGCCCACAACAACCTCTCGAGTTCTGCTAAAAGTCATCAGAGTTCTCTTGCAAAATAAAGACAATATACTCGACACGTACGCTATTCTAGATGATGGGTCGGAGCGTACAATGCTCCTCACAGAAGCTGCCGAGAAGCTTGGCCTACAGAAGAAGCCTGAAGACATCGCTCTCCGTACCATACGGCAAGAGGTCCAAACACTTAAGGGATCCTCTGTTTCATTCAGTATCTCATCTCCCATCAATCCCAGGAAAACTTTCCGGATAGTAAAAGCATTCACTTCTCCACGCCTTGATCTAGCTGACCACTCATACCCCATCATGAGTCTGAAGAGGAAATATAAGCACTTAGCAAACATCCCCCTCCATCCATTCAGCCGTGTCAAGCCACTTGTTCTAATCGGAGCTGATTACCCCCACTTACTTACTCCAATTGAACCAGTAAGACTGGGCCCTTCAGGAGGACCGGCAGCTATTCACACCAGACTTGGATGGACTCTCCAAGGACCCACACCCTTTGCTCATTGGGTGTCAGACACCAGTCTGTGTCTTCTCACAAGCGTTTCACCTGAGACAACAGAACTGATGCGGAATGTGGAGAAGCTCTGGAGGATGGACACTCTACCATGTCAGAGTGATAAACAGGCAATGCGATCAAGGCAGGATAAGGAAGCAGTTGAGCTCCTAGAGGCTGAGACAAGACGAGTCAACGTTGCAGGCGTTCTCAGGTATGCCACACCCCTACTTCGGAAACGAGACATACCTCCTCTCAAATCTAGAAAAGAAGCTGTTCTCCCAAGCCTTAGGAGTACAGAGAGAAGGTTGAGCCGGGACCCTCAACGAGCTGATGAATATGGAGCAGCTATCCGCAAGCTGGTAGAAACTGGAGCAGTGAAGAGGATTGACCCAAGTGAAGCCTCCAGCACTGAAGAGTCATGGTATATACCTCACCACTTGGTGAGCCACAACGGAAAGAACCGTTTGGTCTTCAATTGTTCTTACCAACACCAAGGTCGAAATCTAAATGACACTCTCCTTCCTGGGCCAACACTGGGAGCTTCCCTTTTGGGTGTCTTACTGAGATTCAGGCAACATGCAGTAGCAGTCAGTGGAGACATCAAGAGCATGTTCCAACAGGTTCAGCTTTTGCCAAGGGATCGGCCCCTCCTCAGGTTCATTTGGCGAGACATGAGGCGGATGGAACCACCGGATATCTATGAATGGCAGGTCTTACCATTTGGGACTGCATGCTCACCCTGCTGCGCCACCTTTGCCCTCCAACTGCATGCGAGGACTCACAGCAAGGAAGGAGACGGAGTCAGGCATTCAGTTGAACAATGCTTTTATGTGGATAACTGCCTCCAAAGTGTGGATACTGCAGATGAGGCCAGGAAACTAGTGGACCAAATCAGGGAAGTTCTCGCATCTGGAGGGTTTGAGATTCGGCAGTGGGCCTGTAACTTACCTGACGTCATCAAGCATCTGCCTGCGGAAGCGAGGTCTGACAGTATGGAACGATGGCTCTCCTACGATGAGCCTGATCTGCTGGAACCTGCCCTTGGACTCAGCTGGCACTGGGGGACAGATACTTTAAGATACAGAAGCCGACCTCTGGAGTATGGAGCTTTGACACTGAGGAATATCTACAAAGTGTTAGCACGACAATACGACCCCTTGGGATTTATCTTGCCCTACACGACTCGCGCAAAGCTGATAGTGCAGCGCATGTGGGACAAACCGAGGGACTGGGATGACCCACATATTCCCCAAGATCTGCAGGAGGCATGGAAAGAGTGGGAGTCAGAGCTACACTTGTTGCCTCACATTTCATTTCCTCGACCGTATGCTTCAACTCCTCATAGTCAGATGATTGTCTCCAGGCAGATTCACGTATTTAGTGATGCCTCCGAAAAGGCCTATGGAGCTGTCTCTTACCTTCGAACTGAGGACGGCCAGGGACAGGTGTCTTTGGCATTCCTGGCGGCCAGGTCCAGGGTGGCACCTCGTCGTCAGCATTCAATTCCCCGACTTGAGCTCTGTGGTGCTCTGACAGCTGCCCAACTAGCAAAGACAATTGCACGAGAATTAACAGTGGTCATAGATCAGACAATACTGTGGAGTGACTCTACAACAGTGCTAACTTGGTTGAAGTCAGAGTCATGTCGCTACAAAGTCTTTGTGGGCACTCGTGTCGCTGAAATCCAGGAGCTTACAGGAGGGAGTTCCTGGCGTCATATTGACTCGTTGCAGAACCCAGCGGATGATGTTACCCGCGGAAAAACCTTAGCAGAGTTAGCAGGACAGAACCAGTGGAGTCAAGGGCCACCCTTCCTCCTTAAAGGGCCTGAAGAATGGCAATCATCACCAGGAAAGCAACCTGATCTAGACACTACTGAGTTCAGGAAGCTTACTTCATGTGGAATGATAGCAAGAGCGGAGAGACAAGAAACATCACAAGAGCAGTCTTTTGCATCTTAG